Proteins encoded within one genomic window of Arachis ipaensis cultivar K30076 chromosome B08, Araip1.1, whole genome shotgun sequence:
- the LOC107613686 gene encoding E3 ubiquitin ligase BIG BROTHER: protein MNDGRQMGLHYMDNGFPYAVNDSNFVDFFQGVSHVPVNYAFAGSMPDQECVYWSMNMNQYKFGLSGPGSTSYYGSYEVNDHLPRMEINRAEWEYPSVTITEEPATADSPPIREGVTSMQTIPEECSPNHHESDGSQVIWQDDIDPDNMTYEELLDLGEAVGTQSRGLSQELIDTLPTSKYKFGSLFKRKNYGKRCVICQMTYRRGDQQMKLPCSHVYHCECITKWLGINKKCPVCNIEVFGEESTH, encoded by the exons ATGAATGACGGTAGACAAATGGGGTTGCATTACATGGATAATGGCTTCCCTTATGCTGTTAATGATAGCAACTTTGTGGATTTCTTCCAAGGAGTGTCGCACGTTCCAGTCAATTATGCCTTTGCTGGCTCAATGCCTGATCAG GAATGCGTTTACTGGTCGATGAACATGAATCAATATAAGTTTGGATTATCTGGTCCAGGAAGTACATCCTATTATGGTTCTTATGAGGTAAATGATCATTTGCCTAGAATGGAGATCAACAGGGCAGAGTGGGAATATCCTTCAGTAACAATCACTGAGGAGCCAGCTACAGCAGATTCTCCACCCATAAGAGAGGGAGTCACAAGCATGCAGACCATCCCTGAAGAAT GCAGTCCAAATCATCATGAGTCCGATGGCAGCCAG GTCATATGGCAAGATGACATTGATCCTGACAATATGACATACGAG GAACTACTGGATTTGGGGGAGGCAGTTGGAACTCAAAGCCGAGGTCTCTCGCAAGAACTTATTGATACACTTCCAACCTCCAAGTACAAATTTGGAAGTTTATTCAAACGAAAAAATTATGGTAAAAG GTGTGTCATTTGTCAGATGACATATAGAAGAGGTGACCAGCAAATGAAATTGCCATGCAGCCATGTCTATCATTGTGAATGCATTACCAAATGGCTTGGCATTAACAAG AAATGTCCAGTTTGCAATATTGAAGTGTTTGGTGAGGAATCAACCCATTAG